Proteins from a single region of Juglans microcarpa x Juglans regia isolate MS1-56 chromosome 5S, Jm3101_v1.0, whole genome shotgun sequence:
- the LOC121268352 gene encoding FT-interacting protein 1, with amino-acid sequence MSSKAAPNQQEDYKLKDMKPRLGERWPHGGLRGGGGWISSERATSTYDLVEQMFYLYARVVKAKDLPTNPITGSCDPYVEVKLGNYKGTTQHFEKKINPEWNQVFAFSKDKIQSSILEVYVRDREIVGRDDFLGKVVFDMNEVPTRVPPDSPLAPQWYRLEKRQEDTKVKGEVMLAVWMGTQADEAFPEAWHSDAASVRGDGVFNIRSKVYVSPKLWYLRLNVIEAQDVEPQDRSQPPQAFAKARVGNQVLKTKICPTRTTNPLWNEDLIFVAAEPFEEQLVLTVENKVTPAKDEILGTISLPLTMFQRRLDHRPVHSRWFNFEKYGFGTLEGDKRHELKFAGRVHLRVCLEGAYHVLDESTMYISDVRPTARQLWKQPIGILELGILSAQGLLPMKTKDGRGATDAYCVARYGQKWVRTRTIMESFSPKWNEQYTWEVYDPSTVITLGVFDNCHLGGNEKPAAGSGARLDSRIGKVRIRLSTLEMDRIYTNSYPLLVLHPSGLKKMGELQLAVRFTCLSLANLIYLYGHPLLPKMHYLHPFTVNQLDSLRYQAMNIVAVRLGRAEPPLRKEVVEYMLDVDSHMWSMRRSKANFFRIVSLFSGVISMSRWLGEVCHWKNPVTSVLVHVLFIILICYPELILPTIFLYMFLIGIWNYRFRPRHPPHMDTKLSWAEAVHPDELDEEFDTFPTSKAQDVARMRYDRLRSVAGRIQTVMGDIATQGERFHALLSWRDPRATSLFIIFCLIAAVVLYVTPFRIVAFVAGIIWLRHPRFRSKLPSVPSNFFRRLPSRADSML; translated from the coding sequence ATGAGTTCGAAAGCTGCTCCTAACCAGCAAGAGGATTACAAACTGAAAGACATGAAACCACGGCTTGGAGAACGGTGGCCACATGGAGGACTCCGTGGGGGAGGCGGGTGGATTAGTAGTGAGAGGGCTACGAGCACTTATGATCTAGTCGAACAGATGTTTTATTTATATGCCCGGGTTGTGAAAGCTAAAGATCTTCCCACCAATCCTATAACTGGAAGCTGTGATCCCTACGTGGAAGTGAAGCTTGGGAATTATAAGGGAACAACTCAGCactttgagaagaaaataaacccaGAATGGAACCAGGTCTTTGCATTCTCAAAAGACAAGATTCAGTCTTCAATTCTCGAAGTTTATGtcagagacagagagattgTGGGAAGAGATGATTTTCTAGGCAAGGTGGTCTTCGACATGAATGAAGTGCCAACAAGGGTTCCACCTGACAGCCCTTTGGCACCTCAATGGTACAGATTAGAGAAACGGCAGGAAGATACCAAGGTGAAAGGAGAGGTTATGCTTGCTGTTTGGATGGGAACACAAGCAGATGAAGCTTTCCCAGAGGCCTGGCACTCGGATGCTGCCTCAGTTCGTGGAGACGGAGTTTTTAATATCCGGTCCAAGGTTTATGTTTCACCAAAACTGTGGTACCTCAGACTTAATGTAATTGAAGCTCAGGATGTTGAGCCACAAGACAGAAGCCAACCACCACAAGCTTTTGCGAAGGCTCGAGTCGGAAATCAGGTACTCAAAACAAAGATATGCCCAACGCGAACCACCAACCCGCTCTGGAATGAAGATTTAATCTTCGTAGCAGCTGAACCTTTTGAAGAGCAGCTGGTGCTTACAGTTGAAAACAAAGTAACCCCTGCAAAAGATGAAATTTTGGGCACGATAAGCTTGCCGCTAACCATGTTTCAGAGGCGCTTGGATCACAGGCCAGTCCATTCTCGCTGGTTCAACTTCGAAAAATATGGATTTGGTACTTTGGAGGGAGACAAGAGGCACGAGCTGAAGTTTGCAGGCAGGGTTCATCTCAGAGTCTGCCTTGAGGGTGCTTACCATGTACTGGATGAATCTACAATGTACATAAGTGACGTCCGACCCACTGCTAGGCAGCTGTGGAAGCAGCCAATTGGCATCCTTGAATTGGGTATTTTGAGTGCCCAGGGTCTTCTCCCAATGAAGACCAAGGATGGCAGGGGAGCTACAGATGCTTACTGTGTAGCCAGATATGGGCAGAAGTGGGTGCGAACCAGGACAATCATGGAAAGCTTCAGCCCCAAATGGAATGAGCAATATACATGGGAGGTCTATGACCCTAGCACCGTGATCACGTTGGGAGTTTTTGACAACTGCCATTTGGGTGGAAACGAGAAACCAGCTGCTGGCAGTGGAGCTCGACTTGACTCAAGAATTGGGAAGGTAAGAATCCGGCTCTCAACCCTAGAAATGGATCGAATTTATACAAATTCTTACCCACTCCTGGTTTTACACCCATCTGGATTGAAAAAGATGGGTGAACTCCAGTTAGCAGTTCGATTCACTTGTCTCTCTCTAGCAAATTTAATCTACCTCTACGGCCACCCATTACTACCAAAAATGCATTATCTACATCCCTTCACCGTGAACCAGTTGGATAGTTTGAGATATCAGGCCATGAACATTGTAGCAGTGAGGCTAGGCCGAGCGGAGCCACCACTAAGAAAAGAGGTTGTTGAGTATATGCTGGATGTCGATTCCCACATGTGGAGCATGAGACGGAGCAAAGCTAACTTCTTTAGAATCGTATCACTGTTTTCAGGAGTAATCTCTATGAGCAGGTGGCTTGGAGAGGTTTGTCATTGGAAGAACCCAGTTACTTCAGTTCTGGTTCATGTCCTGTTTATCATACTGATCTGCTACCCAGAATTGATCCTTCCAACCATCTTCCTGTACATGTTTCTTATCGGGATATGGAATTACCGGTTCAGGCCTAGGCATCCTCCTCATATGGATACTAAACTTTCATGGGCAGAAGCAGTTCACCCGGATGAACTGGATGAAGAGTTCGACACTTTTCCTACGTCTAAGGCTCAAGATGTAGCACGTATGAGGTATGATAGGCTCAGGAGCGTAGCCGGAAGAATTCAGACGGTGATGGGGGACATTGCAACACAGGGGGAGAGGTTTCACGCTCTACTTAGCTGGAGAGACCCAAGAGCAACCAGCCTCTTCATTATTTTCTGCCTTATTGCAGCTGTTGTTCTTTACGTGACACCCTTCAGGATAGTTGCTTTTGTTGCAGGCATAATTTGGCTACGACACCCCAGATTCCGAAGCAAGCTACCCTCAGTACCCAGCAATTTCTTCAGGAGACTGCCATCTCGTGCTGATAGCATGCTTTGA